In a genomic window of Curtobacterium sp. MCBD17_035:
- a CDS encoding SOS response-associated peptidase, translating to MCGRFVVSDTTADLLPELVGELASRTEHVDEDTGVVSTGLVENYNIAPTDDVQAVRQFRGERAMPDVHWGFVPSWAKDFRKQRPQPINARIETVATSGMFRRAFAGNRCIVPAQGYYEWVLTETGKEPHYIHQPDGALAMAGVVSAWPDPTKPEGDPDKWRLSMAIITRDAHVAPGEVHDRMPAFLTPDSYDAWLDDTLSPDQLLALLDRESHEVAHDLVQYEVSRAVNSVRNAGPQLIEPVA from the coding sequence ATGTGTGGCCGATTCGTCGTCTCCGACACCACCGCTGACCTGTTGCCCGAGCTCGTGGGTGAGCTCGCGTCCCGCACCGAGCACGTCGACGAGGACACGGGCGTCGTCAGCACCGGACTCGTCGAGAACTACAACATCGCCCCGACGGACGACGTGCAGGCGGTCCGGCAGTTCCGCGGCGAGCGGGCGATGCCCGACGTGCACTGGGGGTTCGTGCCGTCGTGGGCCAAGGACTTCCGGAAGCAGCGGCCCCAGCCGATCAACGCCCGGATCGAGACCGTCGCGACCTCGGGCATGTTCCGCAGGGCGTTCGCGGGCAACCGCTGCATCGTCCCGGCGCAGGGGTACTACGAGTGGGTCCTGACCGAGACCGGCAAGGAGCCCCACTACATCCACCAGCCCGACGGCGCCCTGGCGATGGCCGGCGTCGTGAGCGCCTGGCCGGACCCGACCAAGCCCGAGGGCGACCCGGACAAGTGGCGCCTGTCGATGGCGATCATCACCCGCGACGCCCACGTCGCCCCCGGCGAGGTCCACGACCGCATGCCCGCGTTCCTGACCCCGGACAGCTACGACGCCTGGCTCGACGACACGCTGTCGCCCGACCAGCTCCTGGCGCTGCTCGACCGCGAATCGCACGAGGTCGCGCACGACCTGGTGCAGTACGAGGTCTCCCGCGCGGTGAACAGCGTGCGGAACGCCGGGCCGCAGCTCATCGAGCCGGTCGCGTAG